Proteins encoded in a region of the Bdellovibrionota bacterium genome:
- a CDS encoding glycoside hydrolase family 3 N-terminal domain-containing protein gives MFLTTTPTPALSLDTKTNDQSDVTIEEESIEPRIDVGELIARMTAEQKIGQLMMIGILESQMTPNLQKRIQNIKPGFLILFRKNIITPLQTASLIYNVQTQSRKTSSMQMLVAVDQEGGDVVRIPTKPSLPTAMALGRSFDLESTFNIGKYIGEVLSVLGIHMNLAPVLDLSDPEKISFIQTRSFGDNPIDVAKISNEFARGVQSSGVVSTAKHFPGLGHMKEDSHKSVVHNNVTKQEFFSKYIKPYEELSKEKSISAVMMTHLVYPELDPSLKPATFSAPIINILKNNIKFSGLIMTDDVEMAGAKFYRTPEERAVQAFLAGNDVLMVAWNKSSQRKAYAGLLRAYKSGEISEERLNSSLKKILNLKLSMNLNKPLVKPNPKVIIAKLRDNTLKEPVDNIFEKIMNQELHRLGDKKDSLDLNHVTVVSADYEFYRKFKSSYRHKSNFLPLTKDFTIKNHAGSLNKSSLVIVNVSGPFSTLVANALPAQLKRRSIILNSRYLGSIKNEIDFLDVLQLSMKHADVGSYLGSYLDSYSTMGAALERGLSSSKVIPEQ, from the coding sequence TTGTTCCTTACGACAACGCCCACACCAGCCCTTTCACTAGATACCAAGACCAACGACCAATCTGATGTTACCATAGAAGAAGAATCCATTGAGCCCCGAATTGATGTTGGTGAACTAATCGCAAGAATGACTGCCGAGCAAAAAATTGGTCAATTGATGATGATAGGAATTCTCGAATCACAAATGACTCCAAATTTACAAAAAAGAATTCAAAACATAAAGCCCGGGTTTTTAATTCTATTTAGAAAAAACATCATTACACCACTCCAAACCGCAAGTTTAATTTACAATGTACAAACTCAATCTCGAAAGACATCTTCAATGCAAATGCTCGTGGCCGTGGATCAAGAAGGCGGTGACGTGGTTAGAATTCCCACAAAGCCTTCTCTTCCTACAGCCATGGCTCTGGGCCGGAGCTTTGATCTAGAAAGTACATTCAACATTGGCAAATATATTGGAGAAGTTTTAAGTGTTCTTGGAATTCACATGAATCTTGCTCCCGTTTTGGATTTGTCTGACCCTGAAAAAATATCTTTTATCCAAACAAGATCTTTTGGGGATAATCCTATTGATGTGGCTAAAATTTCTAATGAATTTGCAAGAGGCGTTCAATCTTCCGGAGTTGTTTCAACCGCAAAGCATTTTCCGGGCTTAGGACATATGAAGGAAGATTCTCATAAAAGTGTTGTACACAACAACGTTACCAAACAGGAATTTTTTTCTAAATACATAAAGCCCTACGAAGAACTTTCTAAAGAAAAATCCATCTCTGCAGTTATGATGACCCATTTAGTTTACCCCGAACTTGACCCAAGCCTCAAGCCTGCAACTTTCTCTGCGCCAATAATTAATATTCTTAAAAATAATATTAAGTTCTCTGGTTTGATTATGACAGACGATGTAGAGATGGCCGGAGCAAAATTCTACAGAACTCCTGAGGAGCGTGCCGTGCAAGCATTCCTGGCAGGAAATGATGTGCTTATGGTTGCCTGGAATAAATCTTCGCAGAGAAAAGCTTACGCGGGTTTACTAAGAGCCTACAAGAGCGGGGAAATCTCTGAGGAAAGACTCAATTCTTCACTCAAAAAGATTTTGAATCTTAAACTATCGATGAATTTGAATAAGCCTTTAGTAAAACCAAATCCAAAAGTCATTATCGCCAAACTTAGAGACAATACTCTAAAAGAGCCTGTAGATAATATTTTTGAAAAAATCATGAACCAAGAACTTCATAGGCTTGGAGATAAGAAAGATTCTTTAGATCTCAATCACGTCACCGTAGTTTCAGCGGATTATGAATTTTATAGAAAATTTAAGTCTTCCTACCGTCATAAATCCAATTTTCTACCGCTCACTAAAGACTTCACCATCAAAAACCATGCAGGTTCTCTAAATAAATCCTCGCTCGTGATCGTGAACGTTTCGGGTCCATTCAGCACCTTGGTGGCCAACGCATTGCCTGCCCAGCTAAAAAGACGCTCAATTATTCTTAACTCCAGATATTTGGGCTCAATTAAAAACGAAATAGATTTCTTGGATGTACTCCAATTATCAATGAAGCACGCTGATGTAGGAAGCTACTTAGGATCTTATCTGGATAGCTATTCAACGATGGGGGCGGCTCTTGAGCGCGGACTCTCTTCATCAAAAGTAATTCCTGAGCAATGA
- the mfd gene encoding transcription-repair coupling factor — translation MKSFPHNILSDLETTFAKAMGSSVHIVGSQSTVALASILGSPDYIDLHKKPQVVVVASDAHAQDLEQALLFFNPHLKIHTLEGFDVSPYSGLYPNFRSIAQRIYWLYRAQYSTGGEVFIAPIQYLIQKTLPKELVDQFTTTLKINDEISPAFLKKLIDLGYQNSPRVEDVGQFSIKGGLVDIFSPAHEHPIRIELFGDYIESMRFFNQETQRTLDQTTELVVLPVRETLFHDKTQELVLKQLNEKYKSGNFSKEFKEQIYESLMMKRFFHGIDFLTPYFYENLNSPLDYFDSAISLYQLDPLEITRQYDKFISDIKSDYEASKEESISPSPEMIYEKFEKLKPAAGSTNISLSSIELLEADQEKSDQEHTVYFKSSMINIRGVENQEIFEELKKKISEQHQNKRKVIISTHTQSQAERVKILLDKFEFSHHLHAEDFFDFSSLLESRSDVIDIIPRPLPESVILENEGLAFLREEDFFGKKEIRKPRPQKNSSAYSKSIILSDLKIGDYIVHSEFGVGVYEGLKPMNVGSVESEFIQIKYQGDDKLYLPVYRINLIRKFSGGAAIDKLGGSGWKKTKIKVRSHLKDIASELLALYAKRAQVTRPPFKTEDVDYKTFEGHFAYDETPDQLEAIDSILNDMHKDTPMDRLICGDVGFGKTEVAMRAAFKCAQDQRQVAVLVPTTILSFQHFETFKKRFKSWPLKIEMLSRFTPTAKAREVVEGLKSGSVDIVIGTHRVLSKDIVFKNLGLLIVDEEHKFGVTHKEKIKKLKNAVDTIAMSATPIPRTLNMSLMGIRDLSLINTAPQDRLPVRTFICKFEDSVIKKAIENEVQRGGQVYFLHNRVQSIAEVAHKLQELVPDVRLRYAHGQMDEDELETTMIAFFKQEFDVLVSTTIIESGMDVQKANTIIIDRADTLGLSQLYQLRGRVGRSNERAYCYLVIPKSGALDPIAQERLKVLQENTELGSGLRIAHHDLELRGAGNILGEEQAGHANSVGYELYIELLEQALKEARGEDTQKDDLEPEINLRIPALIPHDYIPDIRVRMGYYNALSRIESPDDMDRFEADMSDQFGKVPEQVMNLMGMMLLKKYCKDLAIRDLSAGAKSISLAFTDFTPIKSDVMIELVTGRPKKYSITPDSRLIVQMTEISWPQIYSELNSLKTYA, via the coding sequence ATGAAGTCATTTCCTCATAATATTTTATCTGACCTAGAGACTACTTTTGCAAAGGCGATGGGTTCATCTGTGCATATTGTGGGCTCTCAATCCACTGTGGCTTTGGCCAGTATTCTTGGCTCGCCCGACTACATTGACCTTCACAAAAAACCACAAGTGGTGGTAGTTGCCAGTGACGCTCATGCTCAGGACTTAGAGCAGGCTCTGTTGTTTTTTAATCCACATTTAAAAATTCATACACTCGAAGGTTTCGATGTTTCTCCCTATTCTGGTCTTTATCCAAACTTTCGTAGCATCGCTCAAAGAATTTATTGGCTCTATCGCGCCCAGTATTCGACTGGAGGCGAAGTCTTCATTGCTCCAATTCAATATTTAATTCAAAAAACGCTGCCCAAGGAATTAGTTGATCAATTTACAACCACATTAAAAATAAACGACGAGATTTCTCCTGCATTTTTAAAAAAATTGATCGATCTCGGATATCAAAACTCTCCGCGCGTGGAAGACGTGGGACAGTTTTCTATCAAGGGTGGTTTGGTGGATATATTTTCACCTGCACATGAACATCCAATCCGCATTGAGCTTTTTGGTGATTACATCGAATCCATGAGGTTCTTTAATCAAGAAACACAAAGAACGCTGGATCAGACAACAGAGCTGGTGGTCCTTCCTGTTCGCGAAACTCTATTTCATGACAAAACACAAGAGCTTGTTTTAAAGCAATTGAACGAAAAATATAAATCTGGAAACTTCTCTAAGGAATTCAAAGAGCAAATCTATGAAAGCCTGATGATGAAAAGATTTTTTCATGGAATTGATTTTTTAACTCCTTATTTTTATGAAAATCTTAATTCTCCTCTGGATTATTTTGATTCCGCGATTTCTCTTTACCAACTGGATCCTTTAGAAATCACCAGACAGTACGATAAATTCATTTCGGATATAAAATCAGATTACGAGGCCTCCAAAGAGGAATCTATTTCTCCGTCTCCCGAGATGATCTATGAGAAATTTGAAAAATTAAAGCCTGCCGCCGGCTCTACAAATATTTCCCTTTCTTCTATTGAGCTTTTAGAAGCGGACCAAGAAAAGAGTGACCAAGAGCATACTGTTTATTTCAAATCTTCGATGATCAATATTCGTGGAGTTGAAAATCAAGAAATTTTTGAAGAACTAAAAAAGAAAATTTCAGAGCAACATCAAAATAAAAGAAAAGTTATTATTTCGACACACACCCAATCCCAAGCCGAAAGAGTTAAGATTCTTTTGGATAAGTTTGAGTTTTCACACCATTTGCATGCGGAAGATTTTTTTGATTTTTCAAGCTTGCTCGAGTCCAGATCTGACGTCATCGATATTATTCCAAGGCCACTTCCTGAAAGTGTCATTTTAGAAAACGAGGGTTTGGCTTTTTTGAGAGAAGAAGATTTCTTCGGAAAAAAAGAAATTAGAAAACCACGACCTCAAAAAAATTCTTCTGCCTATTCTAAATCGATCATCCTTTCAGATCTCAAGATCGGCGATTATATTGTTCATTCCGAATTTGGCGTTGGCGTTTATGAGGGGCTAAAACCCATGAATGTCGGCAGTGTAGAAAGTGAATTCATTCAGATCAAATATCAGGGTGATGATAAGCTTTACCTTCCTGTTTACAGAATCAACTTGATTAGAAAATTCTCTGGCGGCGCGGCCATTGACAAACTTGGTGGAAGTGGATGGAAGAAAACGAAAATAAAAGTTCGTAGTCACTTGAAAGATATTGCTTCAGAACTTTTAGCTCTCTATGCAAAGAGAGCTCAAGTTACACGCCCTCCATTTAAAACCGAAGACGTGGACTACAAAACTTTCGAAGGTCATTTTGCCTACGATGAAACTCCTGACCAATTAGAAGCTATCGATTCCATTCTCAATGATATGCATAAAGACACACCAATGGATCGCCTAATATGCGGAGATGTGGGTTTTGGCAAAACGGAAGTTGCAATGCGTGCGGCCTTCAAGTGTGCCCAAGACCAGCGACAAGTGGCCGTTCTAGTTCCGACGACGATCTTGAGCTTTCAGCATTTCGAAACATTTAAGAAAAGATTTAAAAGTTGGCCATTAAAAATTGAAATGCTCTCCCGATTCACACCTACTGCAAAAGCTCGCGAGGTTGTTGAGGGATTAAAATCCGGCAGCGTTGATATTGTTATTGGAACACACCGAGTTTTAAGTAAAGACATTGTTTTTAAAAATCTTGGACTCCTAATCGTCGACGAAGAACATAAGTTCGGCGTCACGCACAAAGAAAAAATCAAGAAGCTTAAAAATGCTGTCGACACAATTGCCATGTCTGCCACTCCAATTCCAAGAACTCTTAATATGAGTTTAATGGGAATTAGAGACCTCAGCTTAATCAATACCGCACCACAAGATCGCCTTCCTGTTAGAACATTCATCTGTAAATTTGAAGACTCTGTTATTAAGAAAGCTATTGAAAATGAAGTTCAGCGCGGAGGTCAGGTTTATTTCTTACATAATAGAGTTCAATCTATTGCAGAGGTTGCTCATAAGCTTCAAGAATTGGTTCCTGATGTTCGATTGCGATATGCGCATGGGCAAATGGATGAAGATGAATTAGAAACAACAATGATCGCTTTCTTCAAACAAGAGTTTGATGTTCTCGTTAGTACAACCATCATTGAATCCGGAATGGACGTGCAGAAGGCCAATACCATCATCATTGATCGTGCGGATACTCTTGGTTTAAGTCAGCTCTACCAATTGCGAGGAAGAGTAGGCAGAAGTAATGAAAGAGCATATTGCTATTTGGTTATTCCGAAATCAGGTGCGCTTGATCCAATTGCACAAGAGCGCTTAAAGGTTCTTCAAGAAAATACTGAACTCGGTTCAGGCTTGAGAATCGCTCATCACGATCTTGAGCTTCGTGGCGCTGGAAATATTTTAGGGGAAGAGCAAGCAGGTCATGCGAACTCTGTTGGCTACGAGCTTTATATTGAGCTACTAGAACAAGCATTAAAAGAGGCTCGAGGCGAAGACACGCAAAAAGACGATTTGGAACCAGAAATCAACCTACGGATTCCAGCTCTTATTCCACACGACTATATTCCTGATATTCGAGTAAGAATGGGCTACTACAATGCGCTCTCACGAATTGAATCTCCTGATGATATGGATCGATTTGAAGCCGATATGAGTGATCAATTCGGAAAAGTTCCAGAGCAAGTTATGAATCTTATGGGAATGATGCTCCTTAAAAAATATTGTAAGGATCTTGCAATTAGAGACTTAAGCGCTGGAGCAAAATCTATTTCTTTAGCCTTCACTGATTTTACACCAATCAAATCTGACGTCATGATTGAGCTTGTTACCGGAAGGCCTAAGAAATATTCAATTACTCCAGACAGTCGATTGATTGTCCAAATGACAGAAATCTCATGGCCACAAATTTATTCTGAGCTCAATAGTTTAAAAACTTACGCATAG
- a CDS encoding NADH-quinone oxidoreductase subunit A, whose translation MLDQLLPIIFLFIVVIAFGAGMIALTQLAGFKAPKNSVKDMPYECGIPGQDPGTTKIPVKFYLTAISFILFDIEVVFLYPWTLIYMENIKAFGGYLLGAMGIFMCILIVGLIYELKAGALEWD comes from the coding sequence ATGTTAGATCAGCTATTGCCGATTATATTTTTATTCATCGTCGTTATCGCTTTTGGTGCGGGGATGATTGCGCTCACGCAACTTGCAGGATTCAAAGCTCCAAAGAACTCTGTTAAAGACATGCCCTATGAGTGTGGAATTCCCGGGCAAGATCCCGGCACCACAAAGATTCCGGTAAAATTTTATCTCACGGCCATCTCATTTATTCTTTTTGATATTGAAGTTGTTTTTCTTTACCCATGGACATTGATTTATATGGAGAACATCAAAGCATTTGGTGGTTACCTTCTTGGGGCTATGGGCATCTTCATGTGCATTCTTATTGTAGGTTTAATTTACGAATTAAAAGCCGGCGCATTGGAATGGGATTAA
- a CDS encoding complex I subunit 1 family protein, with protein sequence MGKDILEITINLVKVAVIFLMMVQMVPLLVWLERRGSAFIQNRLGPNRVGPLGLMQLLADAVKFIFKEQFIPGNAVKFLFLAAPVIALVPAALAFAAIPLSTAINIDAFQAMGQTWGPYVINMQSVKMEVGIIYILAVSSLGAYGLLIAGWGSGNKYSLLGALRASAQMISYELALGLSIVGILMIYGTFDLNKMIDMQAGPLSFVFMGKEFIAPSFVPNWGIFFQPIGALLFFIAAFAESNRLPFDLPESEGELVAGFHTEYGGFKMLLFFMGEYGHMMVSSGLVAVFYLGGYHIPGITPQMVNEFFTANVAGGTVASVLTSLIFLGCFVTKVAILLWIFIWVRWTLPRFRYDTLMDLGWRTLLPWTLGNAIITAIVLYFAKS encoded by the coding sequence ATGGGAAAAGATATTTTAGAAATTACAATCAATCTCGTAAAAGTTGCCGTTATCTTTTTGATGATGGTGCAAATGGTTCCTCTTTTGGTTTGGCTAGAAAGAAGAGGATCTGCTTTTATCCAAAACAGACTGGGTCCAAATAGAGTGGGACCTCTGGGTCTTATGCAACTTCTGGCAGATGCGGTAAAGTTTATCTTTAAAGAACAATTCATTCCGGGAAATGCGGTTAAATTTTTATTCTTGGCCGCACCGGTGATTGCACTTGTTCCCGCGGCGCTGGCATTTGCCGCAATTCCGCTCTCCACGGCGATCAATATCGATGCCTTTCAAGCAATGGGTCAAACATGGGGACCTTACGTTATCAACATGCAATCCGTGAAGATGGAAGTTGGGATTATTTATATCTTGGCGGTTTCCTCTTTGGGGGCCTACGGACTTCTGATCGCAGGATGGGGATCTGGAAATAAATATTCATTGCTTGGAGCCTTAAGAGCGAGTGCGCAGATGATCTCTTATGAGCTTGCACTTGGGCTTTCAATTGTTGGAATTTTAATGATCTATGGAACATTTGATTTGAACAAAATGATCGACATGCAAGCAGGTCCACTTTCTTTCGTATTTATGGGTAAGGAATTTATCGCCCCTTCATTCGTTCCCAACTGGGGAATATTCTTTCAACCTATCGGCGCACTTTTATTTTTCATCGCAGCTTTTGCAGAAAGCAACCGGTTACCATTCGACTTACCTGAATCAGAGGGGGAATTAGTTGCCGGATTCCACACAGAGTATGGTGGATTTAAAATGTTATTATTCTTCATGGGCGAATATGGTCACATGATGGTGTCATCAGGATTGGTCGCAGTATTCTATCTAGGCGGTTATCATATTCCTGGAATAACTCCGCAAATGGTAAACGAATTTTTCACGGCCAATGTTGCAGGCGGAACTGTTGCCAGCGTACTCACCTCGTTAATATTCTTAGGATGTTTCGTTACTAAGGTCGCCATCTTACTTTGGATCTTCATTTGGGTAAGATGGACGCTTCCACGATTTAGATATGACACTTTAATGGATTTAGGCTGGAGAACATTGCTTCCTTGGACACTTGGAAACGCAATTATCACTGCAATTGTTCTGTACTTTGCGAAAAGCTAG
- a CDS encoding NADH-quinone oxidoreductase subunit J, whose translation MELSMMPIVFYVLSGLLLLSGLGVILVTSPIYSALFLSITMLLLSAIFFVLEAYFLAAIQLMVYAGAVVVLFVMVLMMFDLRKEKAGFSGNWATNVAKTLISLVSLVILLTPVFVFFNDAKPAWLDQAGLPTQDLSLTLFARHVFTFEVIGVLLLVVLVGSVTLAKSKGGTHAKHH comes from the coding sequence ATGGAATTGAGTATGATGCCAATAGTATTTTATGTTTTGAGTGGACTTCTGCTGCTCTCGGGTCTTGGCGTAATCTTGGTAACAAGCCCGATTTATTCGGCGCTTTTTTTATCCATTACCATGTTGCTGCTTTCGGCAATATTCTTTGTCCTTGAGGCGTATTTCTTGGCGGCAATTCAATTGATGGTTTATGCCGGAGCGGTTGTTGTACTTTTTGTAATGGTTCTCATGATGTTTGATTTAAGAAAGGAAAAAGCCGGATTTTCTGGAAATTGGGCAACGAATGTCGCGAAGACTTTAATTTCATTGGTTTCTTTGGTTATCCTTTTAACCCCAGTTTTTGTTTTCTTTAATGATGCTAAGCCAGCTTGGTTAGATCAGGCGGGGTTGCCAACTCAAGATCTTTCTTTGACTCTATTTGCACGACACGTTTTTACATTTGAAGTGATCGGCGTACTTTTGCTTGTAGTGCTGGTTGGAAGCGTAACGCTAGCGAAATCTAAAGGTGGAACACATGCTAAGCATCATTAA
- the nuoK gene encoding NADH-quinone oxidoreductase subunit NuoK gives MLSIINQISINHFIALSMILFVIGMVGVLVRRNVIVILMSIELMLNAVNLSFVAFARYFGDANGQVIVFFVMAIAAAEAAIGLAIAVAVFRKFNGVEIKLFENLKG, from the coding sequence ATGCTAAGCATCATTAATCAAATTTCTATAAATCACTTTATTGCGCTCTCGATGATTCTTTTTGTGATCGGGATGGTTGGAGTATTGGTAAGAAGAAACGTTATTGTAATTTTAATGAGCATTGAATTGATGTTGAATGCTGTGAATCTTTCGTTTGTCGCCTTTGCAAGATATTTTGGTGATGCTAACGGACAAGTAATTGTATTTTTCGTGATGGCCATTGCAGCGGCGGAAGCAGCAATTGGTCTTGCGATTGCGGTTGCAGTATTTAGAAAATTCAACGGCGTAGAAATTAAACTGTTTGAGAATTTAAAAGGCTAG
- the nuoL gene encoding NADH-quinone oxidoreductase subunit L — translation MSNSLIVAILILSPVIGFIFNGLRFRNQQAYVAGGVATLAAFVSFVCSVVIFFRLLDLPHESREISVNFFTWVNIESAKINVSFMFDTISILMALIVTGVGTLIHLFSVGYMSHDERPSKYFAYLNLFLFNMLLLILGSNLIVMFVGWEGVGLCSYLLIGFWFKDVEKANAGMKAFITNRIGDAGLLLGIFIIFMLFGTFEFQEINARMLDVAGIPLSLITAACLLLFVGAAGKSAQVPLYVWLPDAMAGPTPVSALIHAATMVTAGIYMIVRLNPLFLASETAMMVVATIGAITAVFAASIGLTQWDIKKVLAYSTVSQLGYMFLAAGVGAYGAAMFHLMTHAFFKALMFLGSGSVIHAMHEEQDIRKMGGLKKYLPITHATFFVGWLAIIGTPFFSGFFSKDEILWMAWHSPRGHFLYWLAGVLGAGMTAFYMTRLMALTFWGKSRVPKDIHPHESSPVMTIPLIILAILSVVGGYIGIPHVLGHPFHLPNILEEWFHGKILPIPGITQANAIEEILLMLISVLVAAASATLAYIFYVKDPSKPAVVVSKIKKFYDVVYNKYFVDEIYQKFILNPIVSLSRALWLYMDVEFIDKATYKLSGFVQNSAEGLKSLQTGNLQRYALYIVVGFIAMISVILF, via the coding sequence ATGAGTAACTCATTGATTGTAGCCATTCTAATTCTTTCACCAGTAATAGGTTTTATATTTAATGGTTTAAGATTTAGAAATCAGCAAGCATACGTAGCTGGCGGAGTCGCGACACTTGCGGCTTTTGTTTCTTTTGTTTGTTCAGTGGTAATATTCTTTAGACTTTTGGATCTTCCTCACGAATCAAGAGAGATTTCAGTTAACTTCTTCACTTGGGTGAATATTGAAAGTGCCAAGATCAATGTTTCATTTATGTTTGATACCATCAGCATTTTGATGGCTCTAATTGTAACAGGCGTAGGGACTCTCATTCATTTATTCAGTGTTGGCTACATGTCACACGATGAAAGACCATCAAAGTACTTTGCATACTTAAATTTATTCTTATTCAATATGTTGCTATTGATCTTAGGTTCAAACTTGATCGTTATGTTTGTTGGGTGGGAAGGCGTGGGCCTTTGTTCTTATCTGTTGATCGGGTTCTGGTTTAAAGACGTCGAAAAAGCAAATGCCGGAATGAAAGCCTTCATCACCAATAGAATTGGGGATGCGGGACTCTTGCTTGGGATTTTTATTATTTTTATGTTATTTGGAACTTTCGAATTTCAAGAGATCAATGCGAGAATGTTAGATGTTGCAGGGATTCCTCTTTCATTGATCACCGCAGCTTGTTTGCTTTTGTTTGTGGGTGCTGCTGGTAAATCTGCGCAAGTTCCACTCTACGTATGGTTGCCAGATGCGATGGCGGGTCCAACTCCAGTTTCTGCCCTTATCCATGCTGCGACGATGGTAACAGCCGGGATTTATATGATCGTAAGATTGAATCCTCTGTTCTTAGCTTCGGAAACTGCCATGATGGTCGTCGCTACAATTGGCGCAATCACAGCGGTTTTTGCGGCAAGCATCGGTCTTACTCAATGGGATATCAAAAAAGTTCTAGCCTATTCTACAGTTTCACAATTGGGTTATATGTTTTTAGCGGCGGGGGTTGGTGCTTACGGAGCAGCCATGTTTCATCTTATGACTCACGCATTCTTTAAAGCTCTTATGTTCTTGGGCTCGGGATCTGTGATCCATGCAATGCATGAAGAACAAGACATCAGGAAAATGGGTGGCCTCAAAAAATATTTACCGATCACGCACGCAACTTTCTTTGTGGGATGGCTTGCGATCATCGGAACTCCTTTCTTCTCAGGGTTTTTCAGTAAGGATGAAATTTTGTGGATGGCTTGGCATTCTCCAAGAGGCCATTTCTTATATTGGCTGGCGGGAGTTCTTGGCGCAGGAATGACAGCGTTCTATATGACAAGATTGATGGCCTTAACTTTCTGGGGAAAATCTAGAGTTCCAAAAGACATTCATCCCCACGAGTCTTCTCCGGTGATGACGATTCCACTGATCATTCTGGCGATTTTGTCGGTTGTAGGTGGATACATTGGAATTCCGCATGTTCTGGGACATCCGTTTCATCTTCCTAATATTTTAGAAGAATGGTTCCATGGAAAAATTCTTCCAATTCCAGGTATTACTCAAGCCAACGCGATTGAAGAAATTCTTTTGATGTTGATCTCTGTTTTGGTTGCAGCAGCTTCGGCAACATTAGCGTATATTTTCTATGTTAAAGATCCATCAAAACCCGCGGTTGTGGTTTCTAAAATTAAAAAATTCTACGACGTGGTTTACAACAAATATTTCGTTGATGAAATTTATCAAAAATTTATTTTAAATCCGATCGTTTCATTGAGTAGAGCGTTGTGGCTTTACATGGACGTCGAGTTTATTGATAAAGCGACTTATAAACTTTCTGGATTTGTACAGAATTCAGCGGAAGGTTTAAAGTCCTTACAAACAGGAAACTTACAAAGATATGCACTTTATATTGTTGTTGGGTTCATAGCGATGATCTCGGTAATATTGTTTTAG